A genomic segment from Candidatus Hydrogenedentota bacterium encodes:
- a CDS encoding glycoside hydrolase family 2 TIM barrel-domain containing protein — METSCFSRVCLVLFVALAAASGAHAADGREAFALDGEWEFQLDPENNGEESGWGAGEQAFSGHVGVPGSWDAQGFGEETEKLRHQFIGTGWYRRVVDIPREWQGRRLFLCVGNVHRYSKTWVNGVYLGEHIGYLSPFEYEITEHVTPGEPVRIVLAVDSKQRWDADCLSGCIDFMDEMDTPWGGIWGHVALEARSRTWLEDVFAPADAAGNVRVTARIAGESQPGDAARVIIRDATGAQAAEIAPDQIRIETGVLESSTAVADPKPWSTGHPHLYTAEITLTDQAGVLDRSSVRFGMRTLETRGSQFYLNGSPFFLRGYGDDAIYPATMTPPANKEFYLERLNVIKSYGFNGVRHHSHFLPPEYYDACDEMGILVQPELPIVYRPFYERAQGPALELYKTEWAAVITRLRNHPSVFGWCMGNELYDGIPIAGELYRIAKDLDPARMVIDSDGLTAKNWLNGERNRATLDYFAFQFDVFNLPQDRPGLYEFPGVPPKPVISHETGNFGTFPMLDQVEMFEHNIKPFWLVAAREKVAAKGLLGEVDTWVRNSQRLYYLCHKLNIEEIRKNPYISGHHWWLFQDYWTGSNGLVEAYFRPKQYIEPSKVRRFVNDVVLLEDGLEWTYCAGDAVNISFLVSNFAEAPLAEAKLSWKMECDGQVIAENSQSVASPPQGAVTPLQSCRFTCPEAPGPRLLSVALELSTPSRSVENAWTTWVYPREAGAALERPVYATGECLDGLTEFGAKPVPAEAPLPTSAAYVTTTLSRKLLDAVKGGACMLLLNPDGVLPSVNSRFKTTWWLGSARDSNVGTVVADNPVTEGMAPEGWCDNGWYRLLESGRAFLLDDCPARPDILVRAVDVHNLCREKALLFEMRVGEGSIIISGLNLERTSENAPERAWLKARLLEHAASLPRPKAEWPAAYFEERAVEAPPMTGPFVAGFAASNAEKGQPWPSYREDEAPYFIVRQSADTNRLEWTSAPVPQTLESEHVTFVFAGGLGWRSEPETPGFAFCVNGKRVTDFDVTDASRQWKDDASGISLVFLPKRQLDQDTAGVFFVIVPSTLLEPGKPCTFAVESKGSGSKRWFGLNPYTDVPPAK, encoded by the coding sequence ATGGAAACAAGTTGTTTTTCGCGTGTGTGCCTGGTCCTTTTCGTGGCACTGGCGGCGGCATCCGGAGCCCATGCCGCGGACGGCCGTGAGGCGTTTGCGCTCGACGGCGAATGGGAGTTCCAGCTCGACCCCGAGAATAACGGCGAAGAAAGCGGATGGGGCGCGGGCGAGCAGGCCTTCAGCGGGCACGTCGGCGTACCCGGGTCATGGGACGCCCAGGGTTTCGGGGAGGAAACCGAAAAGCTCCGCCACCAGTTCATTGGCACGGGCTGGTACCGGCGGGTGGTGGATATTCCCCGGGAATGGCAAGGACGGCGCCTGTTCCTCTGTGTCGGCAACGTGCACCGGTACTCGAAAACGTGGGTCAACGGCGTATACCTGGGCGAGCACATCGGGTACCTGTCCCCCTTCGAATACGAGATTACGGAGCACGTCACGCCCGGCGAACCGGTGCGCATCGTGCTCGCCGTCGATTCGAAACAGCGCTGGGACGCCGATTGCCTCTCCGGCTGCATCGATTTCATGGATGAGATGGACACGCCCTGGGGCGGGATTTGGGGGCATGTTGCGCTCGAAGCGCGCTCGAGAACATGGCTCGAAGACGTGTTCGCGCCCGCGGACGCCGCCGGAAACGTGCGCGTTACGGCCAGGATTGCTGGTGAATCGCAGCCAGGAGACGCCGCGCGCGTGATTATCCGCGACGCAACGGGCGCGCAGGCCGCCGAAATCGCGCCTGACCAGATTCGTATCGAGACGGGAGTCTTGGAAAGCAGCACGGCGGTCGCGGACCCCAAACCCTGGTCGACCGGCCACCCCCACCTCTACACGGCGGAGATTACCCTGACGGACCAAGCGGGAGTGCTGGACCGCAGCTCGGTCCGTTTCGGGATGCGGACGCTCGAGACGCGGGGCTCGCAGTTCTACCTCAACGGCTCGCCGTTCTTCCTGCGGGGTTACGGCGACGATGCGATCTATCCGGCGACCATGACGCCGCCCGCGAACAAAGAGTTCTATCTCGAGCGGTTGAACGTGATCAAATCATACGGTTTCAACGGGGTGCGGCATCACAGCCATTTCCTGCCGCCCGAATACTACGACGCGTGCGATGAAATGGGCATTCTGGTGCAGCCCGAACTGCCCATCGTGTACCGGCCGTTCTACGAGCGCGCGCAGGGCCCAGCCCTCGAACTCTACAAGACCGAATGGGCGGCGGTCATCACGCGCCTGCGCAACCACCCCTCGGTTTTCGGGTGGTGCATGGGCAACGAGCTCTACGACGGCATCCCCATCGCCGGGGAGTTGTACCGTATAGCCAAGGACCTCGACCCGGCGCGGATGGTCATCGACAGCGATGGCCTCACGGCGAAGAACTGGCTCAACGGAGAGCGCAATCGAGCCACCCTCGACTATTTCGCGTTCCAGTTCGACGTGTTCAATCTCCCGCAGGACCGCCCCGGGCTCTATGAGTTTCCCGGCGTGCCTCCCAAACCCGTGATCTCGCACGAGACCGGCAATTTCGGCACGTTCCCCATGCTCGACCAGGTCGAGATGTTCGAGCACAACATCAAGCCCTTCTGGCTGGTAGCCGCCCGGGAAAAGGTGGCCGCCAAGGGCCTCCTCGGCGAGGTTGACACCTGGGTGCGAAACTCGCAGCGGCTCTATTACCTCTGCCATAAGCTCAATATCGAGGAAATCCGGAAGAATCCCTATATCTCGGGGCATCACTGGTGGCTGTTTCAGGATTACTGGACAGGCTCGAACGGGCTGGTCGAGGCGTATTTCCGTCCCAAGCAGTACATCGAACCCTCGAAGGTGCGACGGTTCGTGAACGACGTGGTGCTGCTCGAAGACGGCCTCGAATGGACCTATTGCGCCGGCGACGCCGTAAACATCTCGTTCCTCGTGTCGAATTTCGCCGAGGCGCCGCTCGCCGAGGCAAAGCTGTCATGGAAGATGGAGTGCGACGGACAAGTCATCGCGGAGAATTCGCAATCCGTCGCGTCTCCGCCGCAAGGCGCCGTGACTCCGTTGCAGTCGTGCCGGTTCACGTGTCCCGAGGCGCCGGGTCCGCGTCTGTTGTCGGTCGCGCTGGAACTCTCGACGCCGTCGCGCTCGGTCGAGAATGCGTGGACCACGTGGGTCTATCCGCGCGAGGCCGGGGCGGCCCTCGAACGGCCCGTATACGCTACCGGCGAGTGCCTGGACGGTCTGACCGAGTTCGGCGCGAAACCGGTTCCCGCTGAAGCGCCGTTGCCCACCTCGGCCGCGTACGTGACCACCACCCTCTCCCGGAAGTTGCTCGACGCTGTCAAAGGAGGCGCCTGTATGCTTCTCCTGAACCCCGACGGGGTGCTCCCCTCCGTGAACAGCCGTTTCAAGACCACGTGGTGGCTCGGCTCCGCCCGCGACAGCAACGTGGGAACGGTCGTCGCCGATAATCCGGTTACGGAAGGCATGGCGCCCGAGGGCTGGTGCGACAACGGATGGTACCGTCTGCTCGAAAGCGGTCGGGCATTCCTGCTCGATGACTGTCCCGCGCGGCCGGATATCCTGGTGCGAGCCGTCGACGTTCACAATCTTTGCCGCGAGAAGGCCCTGCTCTTCGAGATGCGGGTGGGCGAGGGCTCGATCATCATCAGCGGACTGAACCTCGAGCGTACCAGTGAAAACGCACCCGAGAGGGCTTGGCTCAAAGCGCGGCTGCTCGAACATGCGGCCTCGCTGCCGCGTCCCAAGGCCGAGTGGCCTGCGGCCTATTTCGAAGAGCGCGCCGTCGAAGCCCCGCCAATGACCGGGCCGTTTGTGGCCGGGTTCGCCGCGTCAAACGCTGAAAAGGGCCAGCCGTGGCCCAGCTATCGCGAAGATGAGGCCCCGTATTTCATTGTGCGCCAATCCGCGGATACCAACCGGCTCGAATGGACCTCCGCCCCCGTGCCCCAGACCCTCGAAAGCGAGCACGTCACCTTCGTGTTTGCAGGCGGGCTCGGGTGGCGCTCCGAACCCGAAACCCCCGGGTTCGCGTTCTGCGTCAACGGGAAACGCGTGACCGATTTCGACGTCACGGACGCCTCCCGCCAGTGGAAGGACGACGCGTCGGGCATTTCGCTGGTCTTCTTGCCGAAACGCCAGCTCGACCAGGATACCGCGGGCGTATTCTTCGTCATCGTCCCTTCGACGCTCCTCGAGCCAGGCAAACCCTGCACCTTCGCCGTCGAGTCGAAAGGCAGCGGCAGCAAACGGTGGTTCGGACTCAACCCGTATACCGACGTCCCTCCGGCGAAGTGA
- a CDS encoding beta-N-acetylhexosaminidase, giving the protein MKSAFALFLAAWSVCSAAQDNPLPIIPRPAIVERAEGQFQLTNETVLVAGETSQQEAAHLRALLGPATGFPLPPGDDAGNAIILRLDPSLERLSEEGYRMEVSPERVAIVAPARTGLFYGCQTLRQLLPPQIESREAVTGVPWTVPCVRLEDSPRFGWRGCMLDSARHFQDKAFVKRFIDLLAYYKLNRLHWHLADDQGWRVEIKSRPRLTEVGAWRPNANARTNYLPKEPSDRYGGYHTQEDLREIAAYAAARGVTIVPEIEMPGHCLAALMSYPGLSCTGQPAVLGDQWIYPDVFCPGNDETFAFIEAVMAEVVEIFPSPWIHIGGDECPKTRWEACPKCQARMRAEGLNSEEELQNYFVRRAEAILEKHGRRLIGWDEILEGGLAPRATVQSWRSMEGGIAAASQGHDVVMSPTSHCYLDYTHEKTPVRQTYSFEPIPAGLDPADAGHILGAECCMWLGNVSRRHLEQTGEILAAPGIFYQVFPRLIALSEAVWSPKAVREWPDFVARLREHGERLSAMNVNFYRDPAVWPNP; this is encoded by the coding sequence ATGAAATCAGCGTTTGCTCTGTTCCTTGCGGCATGGTCCGTTTGTAGCGCTGCTCAGGACAATCCCCTGCCTATCATCCCTCGGCCGGCGATCGTCGAGCGCGCGGAAGGGCAGTTCCAGCTCACCAACGAAACCGTCCTTGTTGCCGGCGAGACTTCCCAGCAAGAAGCCGCCCATCTGAGAGCGCTGCTGGGTCCGGCGACCGGATTCCCTCTCCCACCGGGCGATGACGCCGGGAACGCAATCATCCTGAGGCTGGACCCCTCGTTGGAGCGTCTCAGCGAGGAAGGCTACCGCATGGAGGTGTCGCCCGAGCGCGTCGCGATTGTTGCGCCAGCGCGGACGGGCCTGTTCTACGGATGCCAGACCTTGCGCCAACTCCTTCCCCCGCAGATCGAATCCAGAGAGGCCGTGACCGGCGTGCCGTGGACCGTCCCCTGCGTGCGGCTCGAGGATTCTCCCCGCTTCGGGTGGCGGGGCTGCATGCTCGACAGCGCACGGCATTTTCAGGACAAGGCGTTCGTCAAACGGTTCATCGATCTGCTCGCGTATTACAAGCTGAACCGGCTGCATTGGCATCTCGCGGACGACCAGGGCTGGCGCGTCGAGATCAAATCGCGGCCGCGGCTCACCGAGGTCGGCGCATGGCGGCCCAACGCCAACGCCCGCACAAATTATCTTCCCAAAGAGCCAAGCGACCGCTACGGCGGCTACCATACCCAGGAGGACCTGCGCGAGATCGCCGCGTATGCCGCCGCGCGCGGCGTGACCATCGTGCCCGAGATTGAAATGCCGGGACATTGCCTCGCCGCCCTCATGTCGTACCCGGGACTCTCGTGTACGGGGCAGCCGGCCGTCTTGGGAGACCAATGGATTTACCCCGACGTGTTCTGCCCGGGCAACGACGAGACCTTTGCGTTTATCGAAGCCGTCATGGCCGAAGTCGTCGAGATCTTCCCGTCGCCATGGATTCATATCGGGGGAGACGAGTGCCCGAAAACCCGGTGGGAGGCCTGCCCAAAGTGCCAGGCGCGCATGAGGGCCGAAGGACTCAACAGCGAAGAGGAACTACAAAACTATTTCGTGCGCCGCGCCGAAGCAATCCTCGAGAAGCACGGCCGCCGCCTCATCGGCTGGGACGAGATTCTCGAGGGAGGGTTGGCGCCGCGCGCCACCGTCCAGTCGTGGCGCAGCATGGAGGGCGGCATTGCAGCCGCCAGCCAGGGGCACGACGTGGTCATGTCGCCGACAAGCCATTGCTATCTCGATTACACTCACGAGAAGACGCCGGTGCGGCAAACCTATTCGTTCGAGCCTATCCCGGCCGGGCTGGACCCCGCCGACGCCGGCCATATTCTCGGAGCCGAGTGCTGCATGTGGCTCGGCAACGTGTCGAGGCGGCACCTCGAGCAAACGGGCGAAATCCTCGCGGCACCGGGCATCTTCTACCAGGTTTTCCCCCGATTGATTGCCCTTTCCGAGGCGGTGTGGTCGCCCAAAGCAGTACGGGAATGGCCGGACTTCGTCGCCCGCCTCCGCGAGCACGGCGAACGCCTCTCGGCCATGAACGTCAATTTCTACCGCGATCCCGCCGTGTGGCCGAATCCGTAA
- a CDS encoding AarF/UbiB family protein, producing the protein MYKPFAKRVGNAVRLAEVVQVLVRYGFSDVVHRLGLHEGLPAKVLRGLRLIEAPSAELETQGRRLRAALTELGPTAVKFGQILSTRPELIGPDMANDLGLLQDRVRALGFDKIKPVIEQELGGPVSDLFVEFEEEAVASASLSQVYRAVTRTGKQVAVKVQRPGVRRIIEADLVLMQSIAEWVSERVSDVAWMNPAGMVDEFARSVRRELDFGIEARIIERFRKNYEGDPHVFVPCVYTELSSERVLTMDWVEGIRVDDIPQYGRFRSNPHTVAVTGADTLCKQVFEHRYFHADPHPGNIMLVGENRIAFLDYGMVGSLEESDTVAIADVLRAIFRQDAASAVEGMLQFTTSGETDDYGVLVHEVADYIAFDAEAIIARGEVGKAIDRLTAIMRKYKLQLAPRVSLLLKALATVESTGRALDPKIDMVPIIQPHVERIVKQRFSPAQLAREARQNMVLLMRLGRQMPSDAANLMQMLRRGKLKIQLNHEGINYLAAAMDRASNRVTVGLITGSIIVGSSLLLAANIGARTLGLTGFIFAGLLGLTLVISILRSRDI; encoded by the coding sequence GTGTACAAACCTTTTGCCAAACGTGTTGGAAACGCGGTTCGCCTGGCCGAAGTGGTGCAGGTGCTGGTGCGCTACGGTTTTTCCGACGTGGTGCACCGTCTGGGTTTGCATGAGGGGCTGCCTGCGAAGGTGCTGCGGGGCCTGCGTCTCATCGAGGCGCCGTCCGCCGAGCTGGAGACTCAGGGCCGCCGTCTTCGGGCCGCCCTGACCGAGCTCGGCCCGACCGCGGTCAAGTTCGGGCAAATCCTGAGCACCCGCCCCGAACTGATCGGCCCGGACATGGCAAACGATCTGGGCCTTCTGCAGGACCGTGTTCGCGCGCTTGGTTTCGATAAGATCAAACCCGTGATCGAGCAAGAACTGGGCGGGCCGGTATCGGACCTCTTTGTTGAATTTGAGGAAGAAGCCGTCGCATCGGCTTCGTTGAGCCAGGTTTATCGCGCCGTGACCCGCACCGGCAAACAGGTCGCGGTCAAGGTGCAGCGTCCGGGCGTGCGCCGCATCATCGAAGCGGACCTCGTCCTCATGCAGAGCATAGCCGAATGGGTCAGCGAGCGCGTGAGCGACGTGGCGTGGATGAATCCCGCGGGCATGGTAGACGAGTTCGCCCGGTCGGTCAGGCGCGAACTTGATTTTGGTATTGAGGCCCGCATCATCGAGCGGTTTCGTAAGAACTACGAGGGCGACCCTCACGTCTTTGTGCCGTGCGTGTATACGGAACTGTCGTCCGAGCGCGTGCTGACGATGGACTGGGTGGAAGGGATTCGGGTCGACGACATTCCGCAGTATGGGCGGTTTCGGTCGAATCCACATACCGTTGCGGTGACGGGCGCGGACACGTTGTGCAAGCAGGTCTTCGAACACCGGTACTTTCACGCCGATCCTCATCCTGGGAATATCATGCTGGTGGGGGAGAACCGCATTGCGTTTCTGGATTACGGAATGGTGGGCAGTCTCGAGGAGAGCGATACGGTGGCCATCGCCGACGTGTTGCGCGCCATCTTCCGGCAGGATGCGGCGTCGGCGGTTGAAGGCATGCTGCAGTTCACCACCTCCGGCGAAACCGATGACTACGGGGTGCTGGTTCACGAGGTGGCGGACTATATCGCGTTTGACGCGGAAGCGATCATCGCGAGGGGCGAGGTGGGCAAGGCCATCGACCGGCTCACGGCGATCATGCGGAAGTACAAGCTTCAGCTTGCCCCGCGCGTGTCGCTGCTGTTGAAAGCGCTTGCGACGGTGGAATCGACAGGCCGCGCCCTGGACCCCAAAATCGATATGGTGCCGATCATCCAGCCTCATGTCGAGCGTATTGTGAAACAGCGGTTTTCGCCGGCCCAGCTTGCCCGGGAAGCCCGTCAGAATATGGTGTTGCTGATGCGTCTGGGCCGCCAGATGCCGTCGGACGCCGCGAACCTGATGCAGATGTTGCGCCGGGGGAAATTGAAGATCCAACTGAATCACGAAGGGATCAACTATCTTGCGGCGGCCATGGATCGCGCCAGCAACCGGGTGACCGTGGGGCTGATCACAGGGTCGATCATCGTCGGTTCGAGCCTCCTGCTCGCCGCCAACATCGGGGCGCGTACCCTTGGTCTCACCGGATTCATCTTCGCCGGGTTGCTGGGCCTTACGCTGGTCATCTCGATCTTGCGGTCGCGGGATATTTGA
- the ispE gene encoding 4-(cytidine 5'-diphospho)-2-C-methyl-D-erythritol kinase, protein MPNTLRIRSYAKVNLYLDVLNRRRDGFHNIETIFQTVSLADELTFTEASCGIELCCSRPDLSTGPHNLVCRAAALLQSKTGSARGAVIRLEKNIPLAAGLAGGSGNAAATLEALNLLWDLGLSRGQLRAFGLELGSDVPYCLVGGAQGATGRGEHLFALPPLPETWCVLVHPPVQVSTAAVYNSPRLLRNAEHPFAGRTRMFRRALRALRAGDWEQAVFNRMEAPVFEQHPGLETVKRRLLNAGCAAAAMSGSGPTVFGVCESREAAERTAQSLKPYAVTVVKTVETGLSPVETVQC, encoded by the coding sequence ATGCCCAACACGCTGAGAATCCGGTCCTATGCGAAGGTCAACCTCTATCTCGACGTGCTTAACCGCCGCCGGGACGGGTTCCATAACATCGAGACCATCTTTCAAACGGTTTCGCTGGCGGATGAACTGACCTTTACTGAGGCGTCCTGCGGCATCGAGCTGTGCTGCTCGCGGCCCGATCTCAGCACGGGCCCGCACAATCTGGTATGCCGTGCGGCGGCGCTCCTCCAATCGAAGACGGGGAGCGCACGGGGCGCCGTCATCCGGCTCGAAAAGAACATCCCGCTCGCGGCGGGGCTGGCTGGCGGCTCCGGCAACGCCGCCGCAACCCTCGAAGCGCTGAATCTGCTTTGGGATTTGGGCCTTTCGAGGGGGCAGTTACGCGCCTTTGGTCTTGAACTCGGCTCGGACGTCCCGTACTGCCTCGTTGGCGGCGCGCAGGGCGCGACGGGACGCGGCGAACATCTCTTTGCCCTTCCTCCGCTGCCCGAGACGTGGTGCGTGCTGGTGCATCCACCGGTACAGGTGAGCACCGCAGCCGTGTACAACAGCCCTCGGCTTCTCCGCAACGCCGAACACCCCTTTGCGGGACGGACACGCATGTTTCGGCGGGCGTTGCGGGCGTTGCGGGCGGGGGATTGGGAACAGGCCGTCTTCAACCGCATGGAAGCGCCCGTGTTCGAGCAGCACCCCGGCCTCGAAACCGTGAAACGCCGCCTTCTCAATGCCGGGTGCGCCGCGGCAGCCATGAGCGGGAGCGGGCCAACCGTGTTCGGGGTATGCGAGTCGCGTGAAGCTGCCGAAAGAACCGCGCAATCGCTAAAACCGTATGCGGTGACGGTTGTGAAGACGGTTGAGACAGGTCTGAGCCCTGTCGAGACGGTGCAATGTTAG
- a CDS encoding GxGYxYP family putative glycoside hydrolase has translation MPIAYYDMTALNKAELGDPAQARAAWDTAHLVASIQGIVNREGPRLFVRFMEHPDDFWFDYCRGESGWLADRPVETVLSLDALLRRFAGDFEGVVVYDERVAATSNLASTIAGIENRLCLRYDPNPGSIYAAVIAMDLPFARNITRLMNDDGSPMFTGEGVIPGTDIPSTGSAKCDAHLWAKHHYLDTGKCSREFMAYYIDAYWLKQPASGGLTNATLTNHDFFIANKALFFDLHVWEEESPVDDPGQKPGTDVATLHQLLQSMYRHAGGRVIHIGGFTPWAWKYTNHGNAGSAHGPVDTEWKYAQLISAYTGIMDADALGLSGMANASFYQHFPLEGRYPQNPKPTEASVRERGLLLESGAPAPKAYVCFYMGDYDSAAWFNHRAPEWWQDPAHGETLCTWAFNPNLDRRAPQAMHYVRTHQSPNDWFMFGDSGAGYLNPGMLLEEPRRAVSGLPSGLDAWVAHNLSYAKRYGLSITGFVIDGHSPGMGDEGMAAYLKFSADGMAGQKIPPQGVFRGILPYVRMKLDLDGAPRDAGSTIASLAGVNMPKFLFIRTILKSPSWHRDTMNAATAENPNVAFVDPYTFFLLVKAFERTKDAAAAERSAVSEVAFAAGTVSNGLAPVRVGDGPFAISGEGEAAALRQAKPDGIEYVYFEIAESFSAPFQSAPGQAAVVTVTLLDTAPGELGIHYDSHAGSAYREGPRHALAGSGEWREVSFELPDAAFAHGQNGGADFRLVNFRNELVIRRVQVRTAPQDAGRR, from the coding sequence ATGCCCATCGCGTATTACGATATGACCGCCTTGAACAAGGCCGAGCTGGGCGACCCGGCTCAGGCGCGTGCCGCGTGGGATACCGCGCACCTCGTGGCGTCGATCCAGGGAATCGTGAACCGCGAAGGGCCGAGGCTATTTGTGCGGTTCATGGAACACCCCGACGATTTCTGGTTTGATTATTGCCGGGGTGAATCGGGGTGGCTGGCGGACCGGCCCGTCGAGACCGTTCTCTCGCTCGATGCGCTGCTGCGCCGCTTCGCGGGGGATTTCGAAGGCGTGGTGGTCTATGACGAGCGCGTGGCGGCTACCTCGAACCTGGCCAGCACCATCGCGGGCATCGAAAACCGCCTGTGCTTGCGTTATGACCCGAACCCGGGCTCGATTTATGCCGCCGTCATCGCGATGGACCTGCCGTTCGCGCGCAACATCACGCGATTGATGAATGATGACGGTTCGCCCATGTTCACGGGGGAAGGCGTCATCCCCGGCACGGATATCCCCTCGACCGGCAGCGCCAAGTGCGACGCCCACCTGTGGGCCAAGCATCACTACCTCGACACCGGGAAATGCAGCCGCGAGTTCATGGCCTATTACATCGACGCGTATTGGCTCAAACAACCTGCGAGCGGCGGATTGACCAACGCCACGCTCACCAACCACGACTTCTTCATCGCCAACAAGGCGCTCTTTTTCGATTTGCACGTGTGGGAAGAGGAATCGCCCGTGGACGACCCCGGCCAGAAACCCGGCACCGATGTCGCGACGCTGCATCAGCTCCTGCAATCGATGTACCGCCACGCGGGGGGGCGCGTCATCCATATCGGTGGGTTTACGCCGTGGGCCTGGAAATACACAAACCACGGCAACGCGGGAAGCGCCCACGGCCCCGTCGATACCGAGTGGAAGTACGCCCAGCTCATCTCGGCGTATACGGGCATCATGGACGCCGACGCGCTCGGCCTGTCGGGCATGGCAAATGCGTCGTTTTACCAGCATTTTCCGCTCGAAGGCCGCTACCCCCAGAACCCGAAACCCACGGAGGCGTCTGTGCGCGAGCGGGGTCTCCTGCTCGAATCGGGGGCGCCCGCTCCGAAGGCCTACGTGTGCTTCTATATGGGCGATTACGACTCCGCCGCGTGGTTCAACCATCGGGCGCCCGAGTGGTGGCAGGACCCCGCTCATGGCGAAACCTTGTGCACGTGGGCCTTCAACCCGAACCTCGACCGCCGTGCGCCGCAGGCTATGCACTACGTCCGCACGCACCAGTCGCCCAACGACTGGTTCATGTTCGGCGATTCGGGCGCGGGCTACCTCAACCCGGGCATGCTGCTCGAGGAACCCCGGCGCGCGGTTTCGGGGTTGCCTTCGGGACTCGATGCGTGGGTCGCCCACAATCTGTCTTACGCGAAGCGGTACGGCCTGTCCATCACCGGTTTTGTCATCGACGGTCATTCGCCCGGCATGGGCGACGAGGGCATGGCCGCATACCTCAAATTCTCGGCGGACGGGATGGCCGGCCAGAAGATCCCGCCTCAAGGCGTGTTTCGCGGCATCCTGCCCTATGTCCGCATGAAGCTCGACTTGGACGGCGCTCCGCGGGACGCCGGGTCTACGATAGCGAGCCTCGCGGGCGTCAACATGCCCAAATTCCTGTTTATTCGCACGATCCTCAAATCGCCCTCGTGGCATCGCGACACCATGAACGCCGCAACGGCCGAAAATCCTAACGTAGCTTTCGTCGACCCCTACACCTTTTTTCTACTGGTGAAGGCGTTCGAGCGAACGAAGGACGCAGCCGCCGCCGAACGCTCCGCTGTTTCCGAAGTGGCATTCGCCGCGGGGACGGTCTCAAACGGTCTCGCACCGGTCCGTGTGGGTGATGGACCTTTCGCAATCTCCGGCGAGGGGGAAGCGGCAGCGCTGCGCCAAGCGAAACCGGACGGCATCGAGTATGTGTACTTCGAGATTGCCGAATCCTTCTCGGCGCCGTTCCAATCGGCTCCGGGGCAGGCTGCGGTCGTCACCGTGACTCTGCTCGATACCGCGCCGGGCGAGCTCGGCATTCACTACGACTCGCACGCGGGCAGCGCGTACCGCGAGGGTCCGCGCCATGCGCTCGCGGGCTCGGGCGAGTGGCGCGAAGTATCCTTCGAGCTTCCCGACGCCGCGTTCGCTCATGGCCAGAACGGCGGCGCCGATTTCCGCCTGGTCAATTTCCGCAACGAGCTCGTCATCCGCCGCGTGCAGGTGAGAACCGCGCCGCAGGACGCGGGCCGGCGCTGA
- a CDS encoding rhomboid family intramembrane serine protease: MFDFLGKVLDKLESLGIRTQKLRWKLYQWEKKREAATERGTVLPNRMQWLKYPHKFCLKCGALNDREMRRCLKCGARLPSALGYKLFRLFGIVTPQGGAPAVGIFMAVMIGLFGLSVLFQGLSAILGPDLETLFRFGGWMPLMMVDPMQYWRILAFGLFHAGIIHIGFNLLALSQIGPIMENQVGRSRMLVLITVCQLTSAAGSYFWYVRVQGTPQVPTLGASGWIFGLIGFGIAYFHTGGPAMRVYRDALVHWVVYMLVFGFVVPRVNNAAHIGGLAGGLLLGILPEVHPLRSAALRYFWAVAFWVCLALWLVTAVFLAHSIAFNPLAIGTD, from the coding sequence ATGTTCGATTTTCTGGGCAAAGTGCTGGACAAATTGGAGTCGCTCGGCATCCGTACGCAAAAGCTCCGCTGGAAATTATATCAGTGGGAAAAGAAGCGCGAAGCCGCCACCGAACGAGGCACCGTCCTGCCGAATCGTATGCAGTGGCTTAAGTACCCCCACAAATTCTGTCTGAAATGCGGGGCGCTGAACGACCGCGAGATGCGGCGCTGCCTCAAATGCGGGGCGCGGCTCCCGTCGGCCCTCGGATACAAGCTCTTCCGCCTTTTCGGCATTGTCACGCCTCAGGGCGGGGCGCCTGCCGTGGGCATTTTCATGGCGGTCATGATCGGCCTGTTTGGCTTGAGCGTCCTTTTCCAGGGCCTGTCGGCCATTCTGGGACCGGACCTGGAGACGCTGTTCCGGTTCGGCGGCTGGATGCCCCTTATGATGGTAGACCCGATGCAATACTGGCGCATCCTGGCCTTCGGACTGTTTCACGCCGGCATCATCCACATCGGATTCAACCTTCTTGCCCTCAGCCAAATCGGGCCAATCATGGAGAACCAGGTTGGCCGCTCCCGCATGCTCGTGTTGATCACGGTCTGCCAACTCACTTCCGCGGCGGGCTCGTATTTCTGGTATGTCCGCGTGCAAGGCACCCCACAGGTGCCCACGCTTGGCGCATCGGGATGGATCTTCGGGCTGATCGGTTTCGGGATCGCCTATTTCCACACCGGCGGGCCGGCCATGCGCGTCTACCGCGACGCGCTCGTTCACTGGGTCGTCTACATGCTTGTCTTCGGATTCGTCGTGCCCCGGGTCAACAATGCCGCGCATATCGGGGGGCTGGCGGGCGGACTGCTGCTGGGCATTCTTCCCGAGGTGCATCCCCTGCGCAGCGCGGCGCTCCGGTATTTCTGGGCCGTTGCCTTCTGGGTCTGCCTCGCCCTGTGGCTTGTCACCGCGGTGTTTCTGGCACACTCGATCGCATTCAACCCCCTGGCGATCGGAACAGACTAA